A single region of the Thermococcus paralvinellae genome encodes:
- the aroF gene encoding 3-deoxy-7-phosphoheptulonate synthase, whose amino-acid sequence MFKFSKEYKAKTVIKVDGVKFGEGFTIIAGPCSVETEEQIMKTAEFLSKLGVKVLRGGAFKPRTSPYSFQGHGEEALKWLKKAGEEFGLVTVSEVMDTRKVELVSKYVDILQIGTRNAQNFNLLKEVGKTDKPVILKRGFANTIQEWLYSAEYILAGGNENVILCERGIRTFETSTRFTLDISAVPVVKELSHLPIIIDPSHAAGKRSLVKPLAKAAFAVGADGIMVEVHPEPERALSDSKQQLDFNDFKELLEDLRKWGL is encoded by the coding sequence ATGTTTAAATTCAGCAAAGAATACAAAGCTAAGACCGTTATCAAAGTTGATGGAGTCAAATTTGGAGAAGGATTTACTATAATCGCTGGACCGTGTTCCGTTGAAACTGAAGAGCAGATAATGAAAACTGCGGAATTTTTGAGCAAGCTTGGAGTTAAAGTCCTAAGAGGGGGGGCGTTTAAGCCCAGAACTTCCCCCTACTCCTTCCAAGGGCATGGGGAAGAAGCTTTGAAGTGGCTCAAAAAAGCTGGAGAAGAGTTCGGCTTAGTTACGGTCAGCGAAGTTATGGATACAAGGAAAGTTGAACTTGTGTCTAAATACGTTGATATTCTGCAAATCGGGACAAGGAATGCTCAAAACTTTAACCTTCTGAAAGAGGTCGGCAAAACAGATAAGCCGGTCATTTTAAAGAGAGGCTTTGCCAATACGATTCAAGAGTGGCTCTATTCGGCAGAATACATCCTAGCTGGGGGAAATGAAAATGTTATTCTCTGCGAGAGAGGCATTAGAACATTTGAAACATCAACGCGTTTCACTTTGGATATCTCAGCGGTTCCAGTCGTTAAAGAGCTCAGCCACCTGCCGATAATAATTGACCCCTCCCACGCCGCTGGAAAGAGGAGCTTGGTTAAACCCTTAGCCAAAGCAGCGTTTGCCGTCGGAGCGGATGGAATTATGGTTGAAGTTCATCCTGAACCAGAGAGAGCACTATCAGATTCAAAGCAACAACTAGATTTCAATGATTTTAAAGAACTCTTGGAGGATTTAAGAAAATGGGGATTATAA
- the aroB gene encoding 3-dehydroquinate synthase translates to MGIIIEEGGIKKLKSIVDELSPYKTIVITNTTLEKLWLDKILDQISAIPIIIPDGEEFKSLETAQQIWKKLIEIGFTRKSLIIGLGGGVITDLAAFVASTFMRGTYLGLLPTTLLAQVDAAIGGKTGINFEGKNIIGTFYLPNFVLIDPETLKTLPKVEILNGFGEVVKYGILDSGVYEKLRSFREIDEELIRECVNVKLRIVEEDLRESGKRRILNLGHTVGHAIEKVSNYKIKHGLAVAIGLMASALIAEKINGFDSGKVEELLDRFGLPKRHNFEPKELLKAMKIDKKAWYGRLVFILPEDIGKVFIEEIDEKVVLAVLEAMRDDSRDN, encoded by the coding sequence ATGGGGATTATAATCGAGGAAGGTGGCATTAAAAAGCTAAAAAGCATTGTTGATGAGCTTTCCCCTTACAAAACCATCGTAATAACAAACACAACCCTCGAAAAGCTTTGGTTAGATAAGATTTTGGATCAAATAAGCGCTATTCCAATCATTATTCCCGACGGAGAGGAGTTCAAAAGCCTCGAAACGGCTCAGCAGATATGGAAAAAGCTAATTGAGATCGGCTTCACAAGGAAATCCTTGATAATTGGACTTGGCGGTGGGGTTATAACAGATTTAGCTGCTTTTGTTGCTTCTACTTTTATGAGGGGAACCTATTTGGGCTTACTTCCAACGACGCTTTTAGCTCAAGTTGATGCCGCTATAGGGGGGAAGACAGGGATAAATTTTGAAGGCAAAAATATTATTGGAACTTTTTACCTGCCCAACTTTGTTCTAATTGATCCAGAAACTCTGAAAACGCTCCCCAAGGTTGAAATATTGAATGGCTTTGGTGAGGTTGTTAAGTACGGAATTCTTGATTCGGGAGTTTATGAGAAGCTCAGGTCTTTCAGGGAAATCGATGAAGAGCTAATTAGAGAATGCGTAAATGTAAAGCTCAGAATCGTTGAAGAAGACTTGAGGGAAAGTGGGAAGAGGAGGATTTTGAACCTAGGTCACACCGTTGGGCATGCAATAGAGAAAGTTTCAAATTACAAGATAAAGCATGGTCTTGCCGTCGCTATCGGCTTGATGGCGAGCGCACTAATAGCGGAAAAGATAAACGGTTTCGATTCTGGAAAAGTCGAGGAGTTATTAGATAGGTTTGGCCTCCCAAAGAGGCACAACTTTGAACCAAAAGAGCTTTTGAAAGCCATGAAAATAGATAAAAAAGCTTGGTACGGGAGATTAGTTTTCATACTTCCGGAGGACATTGGGAAAGTTTTCATAGAGGAAATTGACGAGAAAGTAGTTTTAGCTGTTCTCGAGGCGATGAGGGATGATAGCAGGGACAATTAA
- the aroD gene encoding type I 3-dehydroquinate dehydratase encodes MIAGTIKAKTVDEVIRIIEKGTADLYELRVDAMESLDGIEKLKPFAGKLIITVRSKEEGGFRETSDEERLKLFEEFMRINPAFVDVEFKSKIAKNVIELAREKKVRVIISYHDFEKTPSFEELKALLEEMKKLEADVIKIVTFAKHYIDNVRIVRLYEYEKNLIAFCMGEKGKISRAFSLILSPFTYASISEAVAPGQLNVEDMKLLSAIVGGRND; translated from the coding sequence ATGATAGCAGGGACAATTAAAGCTAAAACCGTCGATGAAGTAATTAGAATCATTGAAAAGGGTACAGCTGATCTCTATGAGCTTAGAGTTGATGCCATGGAAAGCCTTGATGGAATTGAAAAGCTGAAGCCCTTTGCTGGGAAGCTGATAATCACAGTGCGTTCTAAGGAGGAGGGGGGATTTAGAGAGACTAGTGATGAAGAGAGGCTTAAACTCTTCGAAGAGTTCATGAGGATTAACCCAGCGTTCGTTGATGTTGAATTCAAATCAAAGATCGCAAAAAATGTTATTGAGCTGGCAAGGGAGAAAAAAGTTAGGGTTATCATTTCATATCACGATTTTGAGAAAACGCCGAGCTTTGAAGAACTCAAAGCACTCTTGGAGGAAATGAAAAAGCTTGAGGCTGATGTCATAAAAATAGTCACCTTCGCTAAGCACTACATCGACAACGTGAGGATTGTAAGGCTCTATGAATACGAAAAAAATCTCATTGCTTTTTGCATGGGTGAAAAAGGGAAGATTTCAAGGGCTTTTAGCTTGATTTTAAGTCCATTCACCTATGCCTCCATAAGTGAAGCAGTTGCACCTGGACAGCTGAATGTTGAAGATATGAAGCTACTCTCAGCTATAGTTGGTGGTAGAAATGATTGA
- a CDS encoding shikimate dehydrogenase, producing the protein MIDAKTKLYGLIGKPVEHSLSPAIHNALFKKYNINAVYLAFEVDDLESAVKGIRGLKISGLNVTMPYKEQILEFLDGLSEEANAIGSVNTVVNREGKLIGYNTDGIGTLKALKRFTEVEGKRVLLLGAGGAGKAITYTLSRLAKVVVLNRTEKKAKELEKFGVKGEKLSKESLEYYLSWADIVINATSLGMNEDKTPIPKELLKEKLVVFDIVYSPLETKLLRETRKFGCLTIDGLWMLIYQGAESFRLWTGVKPDVEFMRKVALEALKSERRSI; encoded by the coding sequence ATGATTGACGCCAAAACGAAGCTTTATGGATTAATCGGGAAGCCTGTTGAACACTCACTAAGTCCAGCTATTCACAATGCTTTATTCAAAAAATACAACATCAACGCTGTTTATTTAGCTTTTGAAGTTGATGATTTGGAATCAGCGGTTAAAGGGATTAGAGGGCTTAAGATTTCTGGATTAAACGTTACGATGCCCTACAAAGAGCAAATTTTGGAGTTTTTAGATGGGCTTTCCGAAGAAGCTAACGCAATTGGAAGCGTGAATACAGTAGTAAACAGAGAGGGGAAACTCATTGGATACAACACTGACGGCATTGGTACATTAAAAGCTCTAAAGCGCTTTACGGAAGTTGAGGGGAAAAGGGTCTTGCTTTTGGGAGCTGGAGGTGCCGGGAAGGCAATAACCTACACTCTCTCCAGGTTAGCCAAAGTTGTTGTGCTTAACAGAACTGAGAAAAAAGCGAAAGAGCTTGAAAAGTTTGGTGTCAAAGGGGAGAAGCTGAGCAAAGAGAGTTTAGAGTATTACTTAAGCTGGGCTGACATCGTGATAAATGCCACATCCCTTGGCATGAACGAAGATAAAACCCCAATTCCAAAGGAGCTTTTGAAAGAAAAGTTGGTTGTTTTTGATATCGTTTACTCCCCCTTAGAAACCAAGCTCTTAAGAGAAACTAGGAAATTTGGTTGTTTGACTATTGACGGCTTGTGGATGCTCATATATCAAGGAGCCGAGAGCTTTAGGCTGTGGACTGGAGTCAAGCCAGACGTTGAGTTCATGCGTAAAGTTGCCTTGGAGGCGCTTAAAAGTGAAAGGCGAAGCATTTAG
- a CDS encoding shikimate kinase — protein sequence MKGEAFSAITVINAFATGKGGAIGIYLKVSVRVKLTDEGVSGEISVRGEEFEDLSLVKAVVETIKDKFGLDFGVKVEIDSEIPVGKGLKSSSAVANALTKAILKELKIELSDIEVVKLGVEAAKRAGVTLTGAFDDACASYFGGLCLTDNLKLELLKREEVEKIPVVLLIPQETVLTSSLRRRNFRVLAPYVEEAFKLALRGEWKKALVLNGLIYGSFLRYNLEPIAKALEVKAIAGLSGKGPAMFAITEEPEKIVEIWRDYGEVLTTRLR from the coding sequence GTGAAAGGCGAAGCATTTAGCGCGATAACGGTAATCAATGCCTTTGCCACTGGAAAGGGAGGAGCAATTGGAATATATTTGAAGGTTAGTGTTAGGGTTAAGCTAACTGATGAAGGGGTTAGTGGTGAAATCTCTGTCAGAGGGGAGGAGTTTGAAGATCTTTCATTAGTTAAAGCAGTTGTGGAGACAATCAAAGATAAATTCGGCTTAGATTTTGGCGTTAAAGTTGAGATAGACTCAGAGATTCCAGTTGGGAAGGGATTGAAGAGCAGTTCAGCTGTAGCTAACGCTTTAACAAAGGCAATCTTAAAAGAGCTTAAAATTGAGTTGTCCGATATTGAAGTTGTTAAGCTCGGCGTTGAAGCCGCTAAGAGGGCTGGTGTAACTTTAACGGGAGCATTTGATGATGCTTGTGCCTCCTACTTTGGAGGTCTATGCTTGACGGACAACCTGAAGCTTGAGCTCTTGAAGAGAGAGGAAGTGGAAAAAATTCCAGTAGTTTTGCTAATTCCCCAAGAAACTGTCCTGACGTCAAGTCTGAGAAGAAGGAACTTTAGAGTCCTCGCTCCATATGTCGAGGAAGCCTTTAAGTTAGCATTAAGAGGAGAGTGGAAAAAAGCTTTGGTTTTGAATGGGCTGATATATGGGTCTTTCTTAAGATACAACCTCGAGCCCATTGCTAAAGCTTTAGAAGTTAAAGCGATTGCTGGACTTTCTGGAAAAGGCCCTGCAATGTTCGCTATAACTGAAGAGCCTGAAAAAATTGTAGAAATTTGGAGAGACTATGGGGAAGTTTTGACAACGAGGCTGAGGTGA